A single window of Stomatohabitans albus DNA harbors:
- the rplS gene encoding 50S ribosomal protein L19, which translates to MNRTDMVDMATLRDDIPHFNPGDNVKVHVKVTEGERTRIQVFQGDVLGRRGSGPRETFTVRKISFNGIGVERIFPVHAPIIEKIEVMRRGRVRRAKLYYLRDRVGKAAKIRERR; encoded by the coding sequence ATGAACCGCACTGACATGGTCGATATGGCGACCCTTCGTGATGACATCCCTCATTTCAACCCTGGTGACAACGTCAAGGTTCACGTAAAGGTGACCGAAGGCGAGCGTACCCGTATTCAGGTATTCCAAGGGGACGTGCTTGGTCGCCGTGGTTCGGGCCCGCGTGAAACCTTCACCGTTCGTAAAATCAGCTTCAACGGTATCGGTGTAGAACGTATCTTCCCTGTCCACGCACCGATCATTGAGAAGATCGAAGTGATGCGTCGTGGCCGAGTTCGCCGTGCCAAGCTGTACTACCTGCGTGACCGCGTTGGTAAGGCGGCAAAGATCCGCGAACGCCGCTAA
- the lepB gene encoding signal peptidase I yields MTEVPDEYGSSLSPSAPSTQDDHQDSDRAAAILRWIREVVTLVVTALVMAILLKMFLIQTFYIPTGSMLETLQLQDRVMVEKVSYGLGEPRRGDIVVFRRPGLEPDGLNPIAALRGLAESVHLLEPEVDRDLIKRIIGLPGEEITIVDGVTYINGQALPEPYTIKDPGSYGPFTVPPGQYFMMGDNRPNSLDSRFTLGTVPKENIIGKAFTIVWPVGHARLGLSANQEYGELAETTKSSADVSSGS; encoded by the coding sequence ATGACTGAAGTACCCGACGAATACGGTTCTTCACTGTCCCCATCGGCTCCTTCAACCCAGGATGATCATCAAGACTCTGACCGTGCTGCGGCGATACTCAGGTGGATTCGTGAAGTCGTCACATTGGTCGTCACGGCACTGGTGATGGCCATTCTGCTCAAAATGTTCTTGATCCAGACCTTCTATATTCCCACCGGGTCGATGCTTGAAACATTACAGCTTCAAGATCGCGTCATGGTTGAGAAGGTGAGCTATGGGCTTGGCGAGCCAAGACGGGGCGATATCGTCGTATTCCGTCGGCCAGGGCTAGAACCTGACGGGTTAAACCCAATTGCTGCACTGCGTGGGTTGGCTGAAAGCGTTCACCTCCTTGAACCTGAGGTTGATCGTGATTTGATCAAACGCATCATTGGGTTGCCGGGTGAAGAGATCACCATCGTTGATGGGGTCACGTATATCAACGGTCAAGCACTCCCAGAACCGTACACGATCAAAGACCCTGGAAGTTACGGACCATTCACCGTACCGCCAGGGCAATACTTCATGATGGGCGATAACCGACCAAATAGTTTGGATAGTCGGTTTACGTTGGGTACCGTACCAAAAGAGAACATTATCGGTAAGGCATTTACCATTGTCTGGCCGGTTGGGCACGCTCGCCTCGGCTTGAGTGCTAACCAGGAATACGGTGAACTTGCAGAAACTACAAAATCATCTGCTGACGTATCGTCTGGATCATAG
- the trmD gene encoding tRNA (guanosine(37)-N1)-methyltransferase TrmD translates to MRIDVLTIFPDFFTSPLRTSLLGRAIALERVHINIHDLRTWTHDTHRTVDAPPYGGGAGMLMRPEPFFEAADELWPAQRPRTLVMTPRGRPFDQAFAEELVQEPHLAFLCGRYEGIDERVHLHLATEEVAVGNAVLGGGEVAAALMIEAITRLIPGVMGNEHSGIEESFSDGLVEHPQYTRPATYRGWSVPSVLTSGDHGAIAAWRYRQAVARTRLVRPDLLRRDND, encoded by the coding sequence ATGCGTATCGACGTGCTGACAATTTTCCCTGATTTCTTTACGTCGCCGCTGCGCACCTCTCTCCTTGGTCGTGCCATTGCCTTGGAACGAGTCCATATCAATATTCACGACCTGCGTACGTGGACACACGATACGCACCGGACGGTTGATGCACCTCCATACGGCGGCGGTGCTGGCATGCTCATGCGCCCAGAACCATTTTTTGAAGCGGCTGATGAGCTTTGGCCTGCCCAGCGTCCTCGTACGCTGGTTATGACGCCACGTGGCCGCCCCTTTGATCAGGCCTTCGCTGAAGAACTTGTCCAAGAGCCCCATCTAGCATTTCTGTGTGGTCGCTACGAAGGGATTGATGAGCGTGTGCATCTCCACCTCGCCACTGAGGAAGTTGCGGTTGGCAATGCGGTACTCGGTGGGGGAGAAGTTGCTGCCGCACTGATGATAGAGGCCATCACCCGACTTATTCCCGGTGTCATGGGCAACGAACATTCAGGCATTGAAGAGAGTTTTTCAGACGGTCTGGTTGAACATCCCCAGTACACCCGTCCTGCAACCTATCGTGGTTGGTCAGTACCATCAGTGCTTACCAGTGGTGATCACGGTGCAATTGCAGCATGGCGTTATCGTCAGGCCGTCGCTCGAACACGATTAGTACGCCCCGATTTATTGAGGAGGGACAATGACTGA
- the rimM gene encoding ribosome maturation factor RimM (Essential for efficient processing of 16S rRNA): MNTVAVGRIGKPFGIRGEVYVHPETDLGDVIDQGVQLQTSGGQTLTVHRAHWHGGRFIVAFEGYTTRDDAESLRGQNLFIDRATIVLDDDMMWVQDMIGVPVVDPNGSSVGEVAGVRDGTAHDWIVLRTPDGKEHLVPHVAAIINVDVQPFVLDAPDGLLDLE, encoded by the coding sequence GTGAATACCGTAGCGGTCGGTCGTATCGGAAAGCCATTCGGTATTCGGGGTGAAGTCTACGTTCACCCCGAAACGGATTTAGGTGATGTGATTGACCAGGGTGTTCAGCTTCAAACCTCAGGTGGCCAGACACTAACCGTCCATCGTGCCCATTGGCATGGAGGGCGCTTTATTGTGGCATTTGAGGGATATACCACCCGAGATGATGCTGAATCACTCCGTGGACAGAACCTGTTTATTGATCGCGCAACCATCGTGTTAGACGATGACATGATGTGGGTCCAAGACATGATTGGTGTTCCTGTCGTAGATCCAAATGGTTCCTCGGTTGGTGAAGTTGCGGGAGTTCGTGACGGCACCGCACATGACTGGATCGTCCTGAGAACACCAGATGGCAAAGAACATCTGGTACCCCATGTTGCGGCAATTATCAATGTTGATGTTCAGCCGTTTGTCCTTGATGCGCCTGACGGCTTACTCGACTTGGAGTAG
- a CDS encoding KH domain-containing protein, producing the protein MSSSLAVVDWIVTNLVDDVDAVEIIEAEDPDGTLVYEVQVAPDDMGRLIGRRGRTAKAIRTIVSAISDEPVNIDIIG; encoded by the coding sequence TTGAGTTCATCTCTAGCCGTCGTTGACTGGATTGTGACCAATCTAGTAGACGATGTTGATGCCGTTGAGATCATCGAAGCTGAAGATCCCGATGGCACATTGGTCTATGAGGTGCAAGTCGCGCCTGATGATATGGGACGCCTGATTGGGCGACGTGGACGGACCGCGAAAGCGATTCGGACGATCGTATCGGCCATCAGTGACGAACCAGTAAACATCGACATTATCGGCTAA
- the rpsP gene encoding 30S ribosomal protein S16: MAVRMRLRREGKKKQPFYRVVVADSRSPRDGRYIEDIGYYQPTHDPSTIEIKNDRALYWLGVGAQPSDQVKQLLRITGVWEEFKPGDKGRDRTAQHEAKAAKAAERDKRVAEALAADAARVAEALAAKEAEIANAAADADAEEAEADAADAAAAEAEETTEADAPEAE, encoded by the coding sequence ATGGCAGTCCGTATGCGCCTTCGGCGCGAGGGGAAGAAGAAGCAACCGTTCTACCGCGTCGTTGTCGCTGACAGTCGCTCACCACGCGATGGTCGTTACATTGAGGATATTGGGTACTATCAGCCCACCCATGACCCCTCAACGATTGAAATCAAGAACGATCGTGCGCTGTACTGGCTAGGTGTCGGTGCCCAACCGTCCGATCAGGTGAAGCAACTCCTTCGTATTACCGGCGTATGGGAAGAGTTCAAGCCTGGTGACAAGGGCCGTGACCGCACCGCTCAGCATGAAGCAAAGGCAGCGAAAGCTGCTGAACGCGATAAGCGTGTCGCTGAAGCCTTAGCAGCTGATGCTGCTCGTGTTGCTGAAGCCTTGGCGGCTAAGGAAGCTGAGATTGCCAATGCTGCCGCTGATGCTGATGCTGAAGAGGCTGAAGCAGATGCTGCTGATGCTGCGGCCGCCGAGGCTGAAGAAACCACTGAAGCTGACGCACCTGAGGCTGAGTAA
- the ffh gene encoding signal recognition particle protein: protein MFDALSDRLDAVFARFRGSRKLTEDQVKEGLREIRVALLEADVNFRVVKTFTSRVKERAVGSDVSEALTSGQQLIKIVNEELVRILGEQSASLDLGSSVPAVIMLAGLQGAGKTTAAGKLALHLKQKDRKPMLVACDLQRPAAVRQLQILGERVGVPVYAPQTEGNPVDVANHAVTEARRLGRDVVIVDTAGRTNVDEEMMAQAAAIKAAVNPVETLFVIDAMIGQEAVNVAQAFLEAVDFSGVILSKLDGDARGGAALSVAEVTNRPIKFASVGEKLDEFEAFHPDRMAGRILGMGDVLTLIEKAEATLDHEQTAAATEAMLSGQFTLEDFLGQLQQIKKMGPLQGILEMIPGVGKALKDANASVDDRELVRIEAIIQSMTVEERRNPKILNGKRRKRIAAGCGRSVQEINQMIKAYDQMAAMMKQMGPMMNMFAGGGGGPKRGRFGQMRELQKMRKELEQGDMSALGGDLSSMMPGGQMPNLGGSMPGLGGPMGGMGGMGGPAPVGPGKRKKKKKR from the coding sequence ATGTTTGATGCCTTATCTGATCGCCTTGACGCCGTCTTTGCTCGATTCCGTGGATCGCGAAAACTTACGGAGGACCAAGTCAAAGAAGGCTTGCGCGAGATACGTGTTGCCCTATTAGAGGCGGATGTGAACTTTCGGGTTGTTAAAACCTTCACATCACGTGTCAAAGAACGGGCAGTGGGATCAGATGTGTCTGAGGCACTTACGAGTGGCCAACAGCTCATCAAGATTGTGAATGAAGAGCTCGTTCGCATTCTGGGAGAACAATCAGCCAGTCTGGATCTCGGTTCATCAGTCCCAGCAGTCATTATGCTGGCTGGCCTTCAAGGGGCAGGTAAAACAACGGCTGCCGGTAAGTTGGCCCTCCATCTCAAACAAAAAGACCGCAAACCGATGCTCGTTGCGTGTGATTTGCAGCGCCCAGCAGCTGTGCGACAGCTCCAGATCCTTGGTGAACGTGTTGGGGTTCCTGTCTATGCACCACAAACAGAAGGTAACCCCGTTGATGTAGCGAATCATGCGGTTACCGAGGCACGCCGCCTTGGGCGAGACGTGGTGATCGTTGACACAGCTGGGCGAACCAATGTCGATGAAGAAATGATGGCCCAGGCTGCGGCCATCAAAGCGGCAGTCAATCCCGTCGAGACGCTATTTGTGATTGATGCCATGATTGGTCAAGAGGCCGTGAATGTAGCCCAAGCCTTCTTGGAAGCCGTTGATTTTTCTGGTGTGATTCTGTCGAAGCTTGATGGTGATGCTCGTGGCGGTGCTGCCTTGAGTGTGGCTGAAGTAACTAATCGTCCTATCAAATTTGCCAGCGTGGGCGAAAAGTTGGATGAGTTTGAGGCGTTTCACCCTGACCGTATGGCGGGCCGAATTCTTGGAATGGGTGATGTGCTCACCCTCATTGAAAAGGCAGAGGCAACGTTAGACCACGAACAGACGGCTGCAGCAACTGAGGCCATGCTCTCAGGTCAATTCACGCTTGAAGATTTTTTGGGCCAGCTCCAACAAATTAAAAAGATGGGCCCCCTTCAGGGGATTCTCGAGATGATTCCTGGAGTCGGTAAAGCACTCAAGGATGCAAATGCGTCTGTTGATGACCGTGAACTGGTGCGTATTGAAGCGATTATCCAGTCAATGACCGTTGAAGAGCGTAGAAATCCAAAGATTTTAAATGGGAAACGGCGTAAGCGTATTGCGGCTGGATGTGGACGCAGTGTCCAAGAGATTAATCAGATGATTAAAGCCTACGATCAGATGGCGGCCATGATGAAACAGATGGGCCCCATGATGAATATGTTTGCCGGTGGTGGGGGTGGTCCCAAGCGCGGTCGGTTTGGTCAGATGCGTGAATTACAGAAGATGCGCAAAGAACTCGAACAAGGGGATATGTCTGCCTTAGGCGGCGACCTATCGTCCATGATGCCGGGTGGCCAGATGCCCAATCTTGGTGGATCAATGCCGGGACTTGGGGGACCAATGGGTGGAATGGGCGGTATGGGTGGCCCAGCACCGGTTGGACCCGGAAAAAGAAAAAAGAAAAAGAAGCGGTAA
- a CDS encoding PTS sugar transporter subunit IIA: MSAILAPFDGAILALSQFDDPVFKDELVGSGIGLRPSTEIERLAVHSPITGTVIKIMPHAFIVLHGDRGVLVHIGIDTVSLHGEGFTRHIEEGQEIEAGQLCFEVDATIVRSHGLALDTPIVVMDSPKGAYASTRNGEVVHQGDVLFELGE, translated from the coding sequence GTGAGTGCGATTTTGGCCCCATTCGATGGGGCCATTCTAGCCTTAAGCCAGTTTGATGATCCGGTCTTTAAAGATGAACTCGTTGGCAGTGGGATTGGTCTCCGCCCATCTACCGAGATTGAACGATTAGCGGTCCACTCGCCGATTACTGGGACCGTGATCAAGATCATGCCCCACGCCTTTATTGTGCTGCATGGAGATCGGGGAGTCCTTGTCCATATCGGTATCGATACCGTCTCCTTACACGGGGAAGGGTTCACTCGACATATCGAGGAGGGGCAAGAGATCGAAGCTGGACAACTTTGTTTCGAAGTAGATGCCACCATTGTGCGTTCACATGGGTTGGCCCTTGATACTCCGATTGTAGTGATGGATTCACCCAAAGGGGCATACGCATCAACCCGCAACGGTGAAGTTGTGCATCAAGGCGACGTACTGTTCGAACTTGGTGAATAG
- a CDS encoding PTS glucose/sucrose transporter subunit IIB, whose protein sequence is MSKAEQILGALGGADNVEDIEGCITRLRTIVVDPSKVDQDALKGLGVHGVSVAGTAVQVVVGPTADALAEDIQDLL, encoded by the coding sequence ATGAGTAAAGCAGAACAAATCCTAGGTGCCCTCGGAGGCGCAGATAACGTTGAAGATATTGAAGGTTGCATTACCCGTTTACGTACAATCGTGGTCGACCCGAGCAAGGTTGACCAGGATGCGCTTAAGGGCCTTGGTGTACACGGGGTGAGTGTTGCTGGCACGGCCGTTCAGGTTGTGGTCGGCCCAACCGCAGACGCCCTTGCTGAAGACATTCAGGATCTTCTGTGA
- a CDS encoding PTS transporter subunit EIIC has product MSDAQTDAASPGRKPGAAILQTLQSFGRSLMLPIAALPAAALLLRFGQADIIKYIGLEQSEVANNIAKVIGAGGAALFENLPILFAIGIAFGFAKKGDGSAALSGAVGYLVLDNVFKTMAPIIQCGGLDGDALATCTEGAKINYGVLAGIVAGVIAAKLWEKYHRVKLPDYLGFFAGRRFVPIIVSLVSIVVAVIMAFIYPWFDAAITGLGNAISENTVLGAGIFGVVNRLLIPFGLHHILNSVVWFIQGAYTCPEGATLCTPGDISNGDLHRFFAGDPTAGVFMTGFFPVMMFGLPGAAIAMWHSAKPENRKAVGGIMISVAFTAFLTGITEPLEFSFMFVAPALYAVHAVLTGVSMALTNALGIHHGFGFSGGAIDFVINWGIAQNPLLLLGIGIVYFFLYYFIFMAMIRVFDLKTPGRGDNELLSAEV; this is encoded by the coding sequence ATGAGTGATGCTCAAACGGACGCCGCCAGCCCTGGCCGCAAGCCCGGTGCCGCTATTTTGCAGACATTGCAGAGTTTCGGTCGTTCACTGATGTTGCCTATCGCCGCCTTGCCCGCAGCCGCGTTACTGTTGCGTTTTGGCCAAGCTGACATCATCAAATACATCGGCCTTGAACAAAGTGAAGTTGCAAACAACATCGCTAAGGTCATCGGCGCTGGTGGCGCAGCCCTTTTTGAAAACCTACCTATTTTGTTTGCCATCGGTATCGCCTTTGGTTTTGCGAAAAAGGGTGACGGGTCTGCCGCACTTTCTGGTGCCGTCGGCTACCTCGTCCTCGATAACGTCTTTAAGACCATGGCACCCATCATTCAGTGTGGTGGGTTAGACGGCGACGCACTCGCCACCTGTACTGAAGGCGCAAAAATCAACTATGGTGTCCTTGCCGGCATCGTGGCTGGCGTTATTGCTGCCAAGCTGTGGGAAAAGTACCACCGCGTGAAGCTGCCCGACTATTTGGGCTTCTTTGCTGGTCGTCGCTTTGTGCCCATTATTGTTTCGTTAGTGTCCATCGTAGTGGCCGTCATCATGGCCTTTATCTATCCCTGGTTTGATGCCGCCATCACCGGGTTGGGGAATGCGATCAGTGAAAATACCGTTTTGGGTGCGGGTATCTTCGGGGTGGTCAACCGCCTCTTAATTCCCTTTGGCTTGCACCATATTTTGAACTCGGTGGTGTGGTTCATCCAGGGGGCATATACCTGCCCTGAAGGAGCTACGTTGTGTACCCCGGGTGATATTTCAAACGGTGACTTGCATCGTTTCTTCGCTGGTGATCCAACCGCTGGGGTCTTTATGACCGGATTCTTCCCCGTCATGATGTTCGGCCTCCCTGGTGCCGCCATCGCCATGTGGCATTCCGCCAAGCCAGAAAACCGTAAAGCCGTTGGTGGCATTATGATTTCTGTGGCCTTCACCGCCTTCTTAACGGGTATCACGGAGCCTCTTGAGTTCTCCTTCATGTTCGTTGCCCCTGCGCTGTATGCCGTACATGCGGTACTTACTGGGGTTTCTATGGCGTTAACGAATGCGCTGGGAATCCATCACGGCTTCGGTTTCTCCGGTGGGGCAATTGACTTTGTCATCAACTGGGGGATTGCCCAAAATCCCTTGTTGCTGCTCGGCATTGGGATTGTCTACTTCTTCTTGTACTACTTCATCTTCATGGCCATGATTCGTGTCTTTGATTTAAAGACACCAGGTCGCGGTGACAACGAACTGTTAAGCGCAGAGGTCTAA
- a CDS encoding N-acetylglucosamine-6-phosphate deacetylase, whose product MLLRGRVIFGDRPTLADGVVAIDGERITYAGPSASCPFPLDKAEQVPIITPGLIDVHHHGGAGGTYADDPQAAITAATHHHHMGSTTLIASVVSATHEQMQANIDALAPLVHDGVLDGIHLEGPFISCEKKGAHDPNVIVPGNPAWFTDWCERGNGAVRSITLAAETAHFDELITLCRSFNVVPSVGHTDADADQTRHALQADERAGRIRGPWTTTHLFNAMNGIHHRVPGPIPYLLDLAKAGQTTVELIADGVHVQPDIVRMTADAAGDGLILITDSMAAAGLSDGDYVLGTLDVTVTDGVARLKTGDGSEGAIAGGTSRLIFNVQRCIVDYGLDERQIIRAATSRPAELYGLKDRGRLATGMRADVLVLTATYELTQVIRNGKVL is encoded by the coding sequence ATGTTGTTACGCGGACGCGTCATTTTTGGTGACCGACCAACCCTTGCTGATGGTGTGGTTGCTATTGACGGAGAACGTATCACTTACGCTGGTCCATCGGCCTCTTGTCCGTTCCCCCTCGACAAGGCCGAACAGGTACCGATTATCACCCCTGGTCTTATTGATGTTCACCATCATGGTGGTGCGGGCGGAACCTATGCCGATGATCCCCAGGCCGCCATCACCGCAGCTACACACCATCATCACATGGGGTCAACAACCCTGATCGCAAGTGTGGTAAGCGCAACCCACGAACAGATGCAGGCCAATATTGACGCCCTGGCCCCCCTTGTCCATGATGGCGTACTGGATGGGATTCACCTCGAAGGCCCGTTTATTTCTTGTGAAAAGAAGGGCGCCCACGACCCCAACGTGATCGTGCCCGGTAACCCTGCATGGTTTACCGATTGGTGTGAACGCGGGAATGGTGCTGTCCGTTCCATCACGTTAGCGGCTGAAACCGCACATTTTGATGAGCTCATTACGCTATGTCGCTCATTCAATGTGGTACCAAGCGTCGGGCATACCGATGCCGATGCTGACCAAACCCGGCACGCCCTCCAAGCTGACGAACGAGCCGGGCGTATCCGTGGCCCATGGACCACGACCCACCTCTTTAATGCGATGAATGGAATCCACCACCGTGTGCCCGGTCCGATTCCCTACCTCCTTGATCTTGCCAAGGCTGGCCAAACCACGGTGGAACTGATTGCCGATGGTGTCCATGTCCAGCCCGATATTGTTCGAATGACCGCCGATGCCGCTGGTGATGGGCTTATTCTTATCACTGACTCCATGGCTGCGGCCGGTCTCTCTGATGGCGATTATGTCCTCGGCACACTTGATGTAACCGTTACCGATGGTGTGGCGCGATTGAAAACCGGTGATGGAAGCGAAGGAGCTATTGCCGGTGGCACGAGCCGCCTGATATTCAATGTTCAACGCTGCATCGTTGACTACGGTTTGGATGAACGCCAGATCATTCGCGCCGCAACAAGTCGGCCAGCTGAGCTGTACGGCTTGAAAGACCGTGGCCGCCTCGCTACCGGTATGCGCGCGGATGTTCTTGTCCTAACTGCAACCTATGAACTCACCCAAGTAATCCGTAATGGAAAGGTCTTGTAA
- the nagB gene encoding glucosamine-6-phosphate deaminase — MHIVVRESDEEVGRYAADVIAQIVRRGGATIGLATGSSPMSTYAELIRLHKEEGLSFADTQAFTLDEYVGLAPDHEQSYHKTIRDAIVDHIDLPLSHLNTPNGVAENLVAEAERHESNIRKAGGVDVQLLGIGNNGHIGFNEPSSSLASRTRVESLTQSTIDANARFFENPDDVPRLCITQGLGTIMECGVALLVAQGESKADAIAAMVEGPVTASCPASVLQFHPHAIVVVDEAAASKLKDRAYYDLAQANRERLIANGGTL, encoded by the coding sequence ATGCACATTGTTGTTCGTGAATCTGACGAAGAAGTCGGCCGCTATGCTGCTGATGTGATCGCCCAGATTGTTCGTCGTGGCGGTGCCACGATTGGGCTTGCGACGGGTTCAAGCCCGATGAGTACATACGCTGAGCTGATTCGGCTTCACAAGGAAGAGGGCCTGAGCTTTGCCGATACCCAAGCGTTCACACTGGACGAATATGTTGGCCTCGCCCCTGACCATGAGCAGAGCTATCACAAGACGATCCGTGATGCGATTGTTGACCATATCGACTTACCACTGAGCCATTTGAACACACCAAACGGTGTGGCGGAGAACCTCGTTGCTGAAGCCGAACGTCACGAGTCAAATATCCGCAAAGCGGGTGGTGTTGACGTTCAACTCCTGGGTATTGGGAATAACGGCCACATTGGCTTTAACGAGCCATCGTCAAGTTTGGCGAGCCGGACCCGCGTTGAAAGCCTGACCCAGTCCACAATCGATGCGAATGCCCGTTTCTTTGAAAACCCTGACGATGTCCCCCGCTTATGCATCACCCAAGGGCTCGGCACGATTATGGAATGTGGTGTGGCCTTGTTAGTCGCCCAAGGTGAAAGCAAAGCCGACGCTATTGCGGCCATGGTTGAAGGTCCAGTGACCGCCTCATGCCCAGCATCGGTACTGCAATTTCACCCCCATGCCATTGTCGTTGTCGATGAGGCTGCGGCATCAAAGTTAAAGGACCGCGCCTACTACGACCTTGCACAAGCAAATCGTGAACGGCTTATCGCCAACGGCGGCACACTGTAA